From a single Miscanthus floridulus cultivar M001 chromosome 8, ASM1932011v1, whole genome shotgun sequence genomic region:
- the LOC136470930 gene encoding peptidyl-prolyl cis-trans isomerase FKBP18, chloroplastic-like, with protein sequence MASSALPSRTFYRRALPSSAPSHPSRETFAPCCLPGAVSRRRAAVQLLSAGFLTSVAPPPPSLAARRGRIVVPPEDYATAPDGLKYYDLVEGKGPIAEKGSTVQVHFDCIYRGITAVSSRESKLLAGNRSIAQPYEFTVGSLPGKERKRDFADNANGLYSAQAAPKPPAAMYTITEGMKVGGKRRVIVPPELGYGKRGMSEIPPDAPFELDIELLELISPAKK encoded by the exons ATGGCTTCCTCTGCTCtgccttctagaaccttctacCGCCGCGCGCTCCCCTCGTCTGCCCCGTCTCATCCTTCGAGGGAGACCTTCGCCCCCTGCTGCCTCCCCGGCGCCGTCTCGCGGCGGCGAGCGGCCGTGCAGCTCCTCTCCGCCGGATTCTTGACGTCcgtcgcgccgccaccgccgtcgctcGCCGCGAGGAGGGGACGCATTGTAGTGCCGCCGGAGGACTACGCCACTGCAC CTGATGGTCTGAAGTACTATGATCTTGTTGAAGGGAAGGGGCCAATTGCTGAAAAGGGCTCAACTGTGCAG GTTCATTTCGACTGCATATACCGTGGCATCACTGCAGTGTCAAGCCGTGAATCAAAGCTCCTGGCAGGGAACCGGAGTATCGCCCAG CCTTATGAGTTCACTGTTGGGTCGCTGCCTGGGAAAGAACGAAAGCGGGATTTTGCAGACAATGCCAATGGGCTATACTCAGCGCAAGCGGCACCAAAGCCTCCAGCCGCCATGTACACGATAACTGAGGGGATGAAAGTAGGGGGAAAG AGGAGAGTAATTGTTCCTCCAGAGCTGGGATATGGGAAAAGGGGAATGAGCGAGATACCG CCTGATGCTCCTTTTGAACTGGATATAGAGCTACTGGAACTCATTTCTCCTGCCAAAAAATGA
- the LOC136470932 gene encoding autophagy protein 5-like, with amino-acid sequence MAAPHDEAAAWSEEAARRVWAGAVPLQVHLHDADVTALPPPPPFLTLGPRIGYLPLLIPVIKAHFSNALPPGVDTVWFEYKGLPLKWYVPIGVLFDLLCADPERPWNLIVHFRGYSSEILSPCEGEDSVKWSYMNSLKEATFIITGNNKSVMNMSHADQVALWESVMKGTLDGYKNISTRLKLGPFEDDGLVRTASAERQRQQNSDEPESPGSSKPWSLFDYMYAMFKKSLEYIEDAIPVSDWESVSYINRPFEIRKVEGRSYITLEHALQTLLPEFFSSKPTGRADDSQRAGALDSAADSSDATNSSRSSQEAGQALASPREAAGAAKKAKVKLVRVQGIELDMDIPFLWVANNLKNPEYYLHICVYVGTRKQ; translated from the exons ATGGCTGCCCCGCACGACGAGGCCGCGGCGTGGTCCGAGGAGGCGGCGCGCCGGGTCTGGGCCGGCGCCGTGCCGCTCCAGGTCCACCTCCACGACGCCGACGTCACCGcgctgcccccgccgccgcccttcCTG ACTTTGGGGCCAAGAATTGGGTACTTGCCCCTCTTGATACCTGTTATAAAGGCTCATTTCAGCAATGCGCTCCCACCTGGTGTTGACACTGTTTGGTTTGAATATAAAGGGCTGCCTTTAAAATG GTATGTGCCAATTGGTGTTCTTTTCGACCTTCTATGCGCAGATCCAGAAAGACCATGGAATCTAATA GTCCATTTTAGGGGATATTCCTCAGAAATCTTGTCACCATGCGAGGGTGAAGATAGCGTGAAGTGGAGCTACATGAATTCCCTGAAAGAG GCCACCTTCATCATTACTGGGAACAATAAGAGTGTGATGAATATGTCACATGCTGATCAAGTCGCTCTGTGGGAATCTGTAATGAAAGGTACCC TAGATGGGTATAAAAATATCTCCACCAGGCTTAAGCTTGGACCATTCGAAGATGATGGGTTAGTACGAACAGCCTCCGCGGAGCGGCAACGCCAACAAAATTCTGATGAACCTGAATCTCCTGGATCTAGCAAACCGT GGTCCCTGTTCGACTATATGTACGCAATGTTCAAGAAGAGCCTTGAGTATATAGAAGATGCAATACCTGTTAGTGACTGGGAAAGTGTGTCCTACATAAATCGGCCATTTGAGATTCGCAAGGTTGAAG GTAGAAGTTACATCACCCTGGAACACGCATTGCAAACATTACTTCCAGAGTTCTTCAGCTCAAAGCCCACAGGCAGAGCCGACGACTCCCAACGTGCAGGGGCACTGGATTCAGCTGCTGACAGTTCAGATGCCACCAACTCTTCAAGAAGTTCTCAGGAGGCAGGACAAGCCCTGGCAAGTCCACGAGAGGCGGCGGGTGCTGCCAAGAAAGCGAAAGTGAAGCTGGTAAGGGTGCAAGGCATCGAGCTGGACATGGACATCCCGTTCCTTTGGGTTGCCAATAACCTGAAGAACCCTGAATACTACCTCCACATTTGTGTATATGTCGGCACTCGGAAACAATAG
- the LOC136470933 gene encoding aspartyl protease family protein At5g10770-like, whose translation MASVPKLLLLSLLFFLSCYRSHIAHAGDDGSYKVLSIGSQSLRTNKSVCSESKAAVRSSSGAATVPLHHRHGPCSPLPTNKMPTLEERLHRDQLRAAYIQRKLSGGVKKGGRGGAGGDVQQSHAATVPTTLGTSLNTLEYLITVRLGSPGKSQTMFIDTGSDVSWVQCKPCWQCHSQVDPLFDPSSSSTYSPFSCSSAACAQLGQEGNGNGCSTSQCQYIVRYGDGSVGTTGTYSSDTLALGSNTVVRNFRFGCSHVESGFRDNDQTDGLMGLGGGAQSLVSQTAGRFGGTAFSYCLPPTPSSSGFLTLGAAGTSSGFVKTPMLRSRQVPTFYGVRLEAIRVGGRQLSIPTSVFSAGMIMDSGTVLTRLPPTAYSALSSAFKAGMKRYPPAPPSGILDTCFDFSGQSSVSIPTVALVFTGGAVVNLDANGIMLQTSSSILCLAFAANSDDSPGIIGNVQQRTFEVLYDVRGGAVGFKAGAC comes from the exons ATGGCGTCTGTTCCGAAGCTTCTTCTCCTGAGCCTCCTCTTTTTTCTCAGCTGCTATCGCTCTCACATTGCTCACGCAGGTGATGATGGCAGCTACAAGGTTCTGTCCATTGGCTCTCAGTCTCTGAGGACCAACAAGTCCGTCTGTTCCGAGTCCAAAG CAGCGGTTCGGTCGTCGTCCGGTGCCGCCACGGTGCCGTTGCATCACCGTCACGGCCCATGCTCGCCGTTGCCGACCAACAAGATGCCAACTTTGGAGGAGAGGCTGCACCGCGACCAGCTCCGAGCTGCCTACATCCAGCGGAAGTTGTCCGGCGGCGTCAAGaagggcggccgcggcggcgctggTGGTGACGTCCAGCAATCGCACGCTGCCACCGTGCCGACGACCCTGGGCACCTCCCTGAACACGCTGGAGTACTTGATCACCGTACGCCTCGGCTCGCCGGGCAAGTCCCAGACCATGTTCATCGACACCGGCAGCGACGTGTCATGGGTGCAGTGCAAGCCGTGCTGGCAGTGCCACTCCCAGGTGGACCCACTCTTCGACCCCAGCTCGTCGAGCACGTACTCCCCGTTCTCCTGCAGTTCCGCCGCCTGCGCGCAGCTCGGCCAGGAAGGCAACGGCAACGGCTGCTCCACGTCCCAGTGCCAGTACATTGTCAGGTACGGCGACGGCTCGGTGGGCACGACCGGGACCTACAGCTCCGACACGCTCGCGCTGGGCTCCAACACCGTCGTCAGGAATTTCCGGTTCGGGTGCAGCCACGTGGAGTCGGGCTTCAGGGACAACGACCAGACCGACGGGCTCAtggggctcggcggcggcgcgcagTCGCTGGTGTCGCAGACGGCGGGGAGGTTCGGCGGCACGGCCTTCTCGTACTGCCTCCCGCCGACGCCGAGCTCCTCCGGGTTCCTCACGCTCGGCGCCGCCGGAACCTCATCGGGCTTCGTCAAGACGCCGATGCTGAGGAGCAGGCAGGTCCCCACGTTCTACGGCGTGCGCCTTGAGGCCATCAGGGTGGGCGGGAGGCAGCTCAGCATCCCCACCTCGGTCTTCTCCGCCGGGATGATCATGGACTCCGGCACGGTCCTCACGCGGCTGCCGCCGACGGCCTACTCGGCGCTGTCGTCGGCGTTCAAGGCCGGGATGAAGCGGTACCCGCCGGCACCGCCCAGCGGCATCCTCGACACTTGCTTTGACTTCAGCGGCCAGTCCAGCGTCAGCATACCGACCGTCGCGCTAGTGTTCACCGGGGGAGCCGTTGTCAACCTCGACGCCAACGGGATCATGCTGCAGACCAGCAGCAGCATCCTCTGCCTCGCCTTCGCGGCCAACAGTGACGACTCTCCCGGCATCATCGGCAACGTGCAGCAGCGGACGTTCGAGGTGCTGTACGACGTCCGCGGTGGTGCTGTGGGGTTCAAGGCTGGGGCGTGCTAG